One window of the Cryptomeria japonica chromosome 7, Sugi_1.0, whole genome shotgun sequence genome contains the following:
- the LOC131044139 gene encoding uncharacterized protein LOC131044139: MASAQASSSDPSILSGGEMTRQPRKPPIKFLVPLMYAPILPLIKITLKKRPVLRDRLFTAVLGGAFLHGFYLVTNLYDSESK; the protein is encoded by the exons ATGGCCTCTGCTCAAGCTTCTTCATCAGATCCGTCGATTTTATCTGG AGGAGAGATGACGAGGCAACCCAGGAAACCCCCCATTAAATTTTTGGTACCTCTTATGTACGCTCCAATCCTTCCACTCA TTAAAATAACTCTGAAGAAACGACCAGTTTTAAGAGATCGTTTATTCACAGCAGTTCTAGGCGGCGCTTTTCTCCATGGATTCTACTTGGT AACTAATCTTTATGATTCTGAGAGCAAGTAA